In Alphaproteobacteria bacterium US3C007, one genomic interval encodes:
- a CDS encoding L,D-transpeptidase family protein, with protein MRPKDIVLTKRGLRFQGRYYPCSIGRGGISDRKREGDGATPSGSHEIVGLLYRPDRLAAPTDWAHPIGPSDLWSDDPTDQDYNMMVRTPYSGRHERLMRADPLYDLIILTNWNWPYAVKGRGSAIFLHQWRRPHYPTEGCIGVSRTDLRRIAKGLRFGTKLVIA; from the coding sequence GTGAGGCCAAAGGATATCGTGCTTACCAAACGCGGCCTGCGGTTTCAGGGCCGATACTATCCTTGCAGCATTGGGCGCGGCGGCATCAGCGATCGTAAGCGCGAAGGCGATGGGGCAACCCCGTCCGGCAGCCATGAAATCGTTGGCCTGCTCTATCGCCCCGATAGGTTAGCAGCACCAACCGACTGGGCGCACCCGATTGGCCCAAGCGATCTTTGGTCGGATGATCCAACCGATCAAGACTATAATATGATGGTGCGGACGCCCTATTCAGGCCGCCATGAAAGGTTAATGCGGGCGGATCCGCTTTATGATCTGATAATCCTCACCAATTGGAACTGGCCCTATGCTGTGAAAGGCCGCGGTTCGGCGATCTTTTTGCACCAATGGCGGCGGCCGCATTATCCGACCGAAGGCTGTATCGGCGTGTCGCGCACGGATCTGCGCCGCATCGCCAAAGGCCTTAGATTTGGCACTAAGCTGGTGATTGCTTAG
- a CDS encoding exodeoxyribonuclease III has product MSFTLATWNINSVRLRVDLVARLLQEKAPDVLCLQECKSPVEKIPAEVFAEIGYPYMVARGQKGYNGVAIFSKRPMEEAAGEDFAGLGHARHIAGRLDNGVTIHNVYVPAGGDVADRLVNEKFGQKLDYLADLRDYFGAAKPQKSILVGDLNIAPREDDVWSHKQLLKVVSHTPIEVAALAETQAAGDWVDVTRQDIPEGLLYSWWSYRAKDWNAADKGRRLDHIWASKDIAPLAHSSKILRDVRGWQQPSDHVPVFASFDL; this is encoded by the coding sequence ATGTCTTTTACGCTTGCCACTTGGAATATTAATTCTGTTCGCCTGCGCGTTGATCTGGTGGCGCGCCTGCTGCAAGAAAAGGCGCCGGATGTGCTGTGTTTGCAAGAATGTAAATCGCCGGTTGAGAAAATTCCCGCCGAGGTTTTTGCCGAAATTGGTTATCCTTACATGGTTGCACGGGGCCAGAAGGGGTATAATGGCGTTGCGATTTTTTCTAAGCGGCCGATGGAAGAAGCCGCTGGGGAAGATTTCGCAGGATTGGGCCATGCCCGCCACATTGCCGGCCGTCTGGACAACGGGGTGACGATCCATAATGTCTATGTGCCGGCAGGCGGCGATGTCGCGGACCGGCTTGTGAATGAAAAATTTGGTCAGAAATTGGATTATCTGGCGGATTTGCGTGATTATTTTGGTGCCGCCAAGCCGCAAAAATCAATACTTGTGGGAGATTTAAACATCGCGCCACGCGAAGATGATGTTTGGAGCCATAAGCAATTGCTGAAAGTGGTCAGCCACACGCCGATAGAAGTTGCCGCTTTGGCTGAAACTCAAGCTGCGGGTGATTGGGTGGATGTGACCCGCCAGGATATCCCGGAGGGGCTTTTATATAGCTGGTGGTCTTATCGCGCCAAAGATTGGAACGCAGCGGATAAGGGGCGCAGGTTGGATCATATTTGGGCCAGCAAAGATATTGCGCCGCTTGCCCATTCGTCAAAAATTCTGCGCGACGTGCGCGGATGGCAGCAACCCAGTGATCATGTGCCGGTTTTTGCCAGCTTTGACCTTTGA
- a CDS encoding tetratricopeptide repeat protein encodes MTQSVDKTLRDAAALHKAGRIAEAIKLYQAVLTKFPKNPRALKALAMLKGVSAPARPGQMPLTEFNALKEQYQKGNFIDLANQAQGLANAFPKDKALLNLLGSVFNQLNQAQAAITLLSGALRLDRFFIDAQFNLGIAHQKNQDLANAIACFQNVIELAPNNGAAHFKLANAFRANSEFQKAILHYKKTLTLEPNHAPAHCNLGLSLQAIGDIAQAIRQYQAALKIDPKFVPAQGNLGNAMMAQGAFENAIKAFLKTLKLQPENYITSLNLGRAYKENGDFQAACNAFSKVISMQPEFSEAHNDLGLTLYGQGKLETALKSYQKAVDLNPNYADAYNNMGVAHQELGAVTRAIESYQKAIAINPNHLVAYGQKMFQQASLCDWSALQQDRTMIATLGVSTPDVTPWNMLGFEDHPMRHLQRSKLFAEKKYNQKPLAEAARPAQRAKPVRIGYFSADFHDHATMYLMARVFEKHSKSDFEIYAYSYGPNTNDCMRKRLTAAVDKFHNVRQLSDFDIAALARDHEIDIAVDLKGYTQNTRLGIFAFKAAPIQISYIGYPGSLGAPFIDYIIADPVVIPRAYESAYSEKIIFLPHSYQANDDMRPIANTVYSRSQLGLPADAFVLCCFNNSYKITPCEFDIWMRLLSQIEGSVLWLLEANKWVSQNLRNAAQARGIDPSRLIFAPKLAHHEHLARHSCADLFIDTFNVNAHTTASDALWAGLPLVTKAGKGFAARVAASLLTAIGLPELIVETEAAYEALILDLARSPQQLQTVTEKLAQNRRTSPLFDAGLLTNHLETGYRAAYQRWVEQKPPAHIRIAP; translated from the coding sequence ATGACTCAATCTGTCGACAAAACATTGCGTGACGCCGCCGCGCTGCACAAAGCCGGCCGCATCGCTGAGGCCATAAAGCTGTATCAAGCGGTATTGACCAAATTCCCAAAAAACCCGCGCGCATTAAAAGCCCTTGCTATGCTTAAAGGCGTATCAGCCCCTGCAAGGCCAGGGCAAATGCCCCTGACAGAGTTCAATGCGCTCAAAGAACAGTATCAAAAAGGAAATTTCATTGACTTGGCAAATCAAGCACAAGGCCTGGCAAATGCTTTTCCAAAAGACAAAGCCTTACTCAACTTGCTTGGATCTGTGTTCAACCAACTGAACCAAGCTCAAGCAGCCATCACGTTGCTGAGTGGCGCCTTACGCTTGGATAGGTTTTTTATCGACGCCCAATTCAATCTGGGCATCGCCCACCAAAAAAATCAGGATCTGGCAAACGCGATTGCCTGCTTTCAAAACGTTATAGAGCTTGCGCCAAATAACGGCGCGGCACATTTTAAATTGGCCAATGCTTTTCGGGCAAATTCTGAATTTCAAAAAGCGATTCTACATTATAAAAAAACGCTTACTTTAGAGCCGAACCATGCCCCCGCGCATTGCAATTTAGGGCTCTCATTGCAGGCAATCGGCGATATCGCGCAAGCTATTCGCCAGTATCAAGCAGCGCTTAAAATTGATCCCAAATTTGTTCCAGCGCAGGGTAACTTGGGCAATGCAATGATGGCACAAGGCGCGTTTGAAAATGCGATTAAAGCATTTTTGAAAACGCTGAAGTTGCAGCCTGAAAATTATATCACCTCTTTAAACCTTGGCCGCGCGTATAAAGAAAACGGTGATTTCCAAGCTGCCTGTAACGCCTTTAGCAAAGTGATTTCGATGCAGCCGGAATTTTCTGAGGCGCATAACGATCTTGGCTTAACGCTTTATGGCCAAGGAAAATTGGAAACCGCGCTTAAAAGCTATCAAAAAGCCGTAGACCTAAATCCAAATTACGCAGATGCCTATAACAATATGGGTGTTGCCCATCAAGAATTGGGCGCAGTGACGCGCGCGATTGAAAGTTATCAAAAAGCCATAGCGATAAACCCGAACCATCTTGTGGCATATGGTCAAAAAATGTTCCAGCAAGCCAGCCTATGCGATTGGAGCGCGTTGCAGCAAGACCGAACGATGATTGCAACACTCGGTGTGAGCACACCCGATGTTACGCCTTGGAATATGTTGGGGTTTGAAGATCATCCAATGCGCCATTTGCAGCGTTCAAAACTTTTTGCTGAGAAAAAATATAATCAAAAACCCCTCGCCGAAGCCGCGCGCCCTGCACAGCGCGCTAAACCGGTGCGCATCGGATATTTCTCGGCAGATTTTCATGATCATGCAACCATGTATTTGATGGCGCGCGTGTTTGAAAAGCATAGCAAATCAGACTTTGAAATATACGCCTATTCTTATGGGCCAAACACCAATGATTGCATGCGCAAAAGGCTTACAGCCGCCGTGGATAAATTTCACAATGTGCGCCAGTTGAGCGATTTTGACATCGCCGCTTTGGCGCGCGACCATGAAATTGATATAGCGGTCGACCTAAAGGGCTATACGCAAAATACCAGACTTGGCATTTTCGCCTTCAAAGCAGCGCCGATACAGATCAGTTATATCGGGTATCCGGGCAGCCTTGGAGCGCCTTTCATCGACTATATTATTGCCGATCCAGTCGTTATACCTCGCGCATATGAAAGCGCTTATTCTGAGAAAATTATCTTTTTACCGCATAGCTATCAGGCCAATGATGATATGCGCCCAATCGCAAACACCGTTTATAGCCGATCCCAGCTTGGCTTGCCTGCAGACGCTTTTGTGCTCTGCTGTTTCAATAATTCGTATAAAATAACCCCCTGTGAATTCGACATTTGGATGCGCCTGCTATCGCAAATCGAGGGCAGCGTACTGTGGCTGCTGGAGGCAAATAAATGGGTCTCGCAGAACTTGCGCAACGCCGCCCAAGCCCGCGGGATCGATCCAAGCCGTTTGATCTTTGCGCCAAAGCTTGCCCATCACGAACATTTGGCCCGCCATAGCTGCGCGGATCTTTTTATAGATACGTTCAACGTGAATGCCCATACCACGGCCAGTGATGCGCTTTGGGCCGGCCTTCCGCTGGTCACAAAAGCCGGCAAAGGCTTTGCAGCGCGGGTTGCCGCCAGCCTGTTAACCGCCATCGGACTGCCCGAGCTAATCGTAGAAACCGAGGCGGCCTATGAGGCGCTTATTCTTGATCTGGCACGCTCGCCCCAGCAGCTTCAGACGGTTACAGAAAAGCTTGCGCAAAACCGCAGAACCAGCCCGTTATTTGATGCAGGCTTGCTTACCAACCATTTGGAAACAGGCTATCGCGCCGCCTATCAGCGCTGGGTTGAACAGAAACCACCCGCGCATATACGTATTGCCCCCTGA
- a CDS encoding YggS family pyridoxal phosphate-dependent enzyme: MSLDQIKQRITRAVEAVAPPAAGIKTPPELIAVSKVQPDERVRAVLAQGHRCFGENRVQEAAQKWPNFRAEFSGIDLHLLGPLQSNKARQAMQLFDVIHSLDRPKLAAALARLAQELGQCPKLFIQVNTGSEPQKAGILNADCDAFIADCRALDLPIIGLMCIPPAEEEAGAHFQLLADMAARNGLLGLSMGMSADFELAIAHGATHIRVGSAIFGNRVPAAKQSPA, translated from the coding sequence ATGAGCCTGGATCAAATTAAACAGCGGATTACACGCGCGGTTGAGGCGGTTGCGCCGCCCGCGGCGGGCATTAAAACCCCTCCTGAATTGATCGCCGTGTCAAAAGTGCAACCCGATGAACGCGTGCGCGCGGTGTTGGCGCAAGGGCATCGGTGTTTTGGTGAGAATAGAGTGCAAGAGGCGGCGCAAAAATGGCCGAATTTCCGTGCTGAGTTTTCCGGCATAGATCTGCACCTCTTGGGGCCGTTGCAAAGCAATAAAGCGCGCCAAGCGATGCAGCTATTTGACGTGATACATTCACTTGATCGGCCAAAACTGGCAGCCGCCTTGGCCCGATTGGCGCAGGAACTGGGACAATGTCCAAAACTGTTTATTCAGGTTAACACGGGGTCCGAGCCGCAAAAAGCCGGGATTTTAAACGCCGATTGCGATGCGTTTATCGCCGATTGTCGCGCGCTTGATTTGCCGATTATCGGGCTGATGTGTATTCCACCGGCTGAAGAAGAGGCCGGCGCCCATTTTCAGCTTTTGGCCGATATGGCGGCGCGCAACGGCTTGTTAGGGTTATCGATGGGCATGTCGGCAGATTTTGAATTGGCCATCGCCCATGGCGCCACGCATATCCGCGTTGGATCGGCTATTTTTGGCAATCGGGTGCCAGCGGCTAAGCAATCACCAGCTTAG
- a CDS encoding VOC family protein: MEHISLEHANITVSDPEKTAAWMQTVFGWRIRWQGPALNTGYTVHVGTDAQYLALYCPADLQKTPSDPDGFLGGLTHIGVCVRDLVACESRAKKAGFTPRDHAEYEPGSRFYFHDFDGIEYEVVSYSFE, from the coding sequence GTGGAACATATTAGTTTAGAGCATGCGAATATTACGGTTTCTGATCCTGAAAAAACCGCGGCCTGGATGCAAACAGTTTTTGGGTGGCGCATACGCTGGCAGGGTCCAGCACTAAATACTGGATATACGGTTCACGTTGGAACAGACGCTCAGTATCTGGCGCTGTATTGCCCTGCAGATCTGCAGAAAACACCGTCTGATCCAGATGGTTTTCTGGGCGGCTTGACTCATATTGGAGTCTGCGTGCGCGATCTTGTGGCCTGCGAATCCCGCGCGAAAAAAGCGGGGTTTACACCCCGTGACCATGCAGAATATGAACCAGGGTCGCGATTTTATTTTCATGATTTTGATGGCATTGAGTATGAAGTGGTCAGCTATTCCTTTGAATAA
- a CDS encoding LON peptidase substrate-binding domain-containing protein, whose protein sequence is MTNSSDFPDIIPVFPLPGALLLPRSRLPLHIFEPRYLAMIEDVLKTPHRLIGMIQPRGKKASDRMQAIGCAGRVTQFSETEDGRYMVTLSGVSRYRIGAEVDGFTPYRRFETSWTGFEGDLAKSEKDPGFRRQTFFKLLERYFENRGLSTDWETLKDADDELLINSLSMLLEFESEDKQALLEAPSLMTRRETLITLIEYSMRGGNSDEMLQ, encoded by the coding sequence ATGACAAATTCTTCTGATTTTCCCGATATCATACCCGTATTCCCCCTGCCCGGGGCGTTGTTGCTGCCTCGCTCGCGTCTGCCTTTGCATATTTTTGAGCCGCGTTATCTTGCGATGATCGAAGATGTTTTGAAAACACCGCATCGCTTGATTGGTATGATACAGCCCCGCGGGAAAAAAGCCTCGGACCGCATGCAAGCGATTGGATGTGCCGGCCGCGTGACCCAATTTTCGGAAACTGAAGATGGCCGTTATATGGTGACGCTGAGTGGGGTATCACGCTATCGTATCGGCGCAGAAGTAGACGGGTTTACCCCTTATCGCCGCTTTGAAACCTCTTGGACGGGCTTTGAAGGTGACCTTGCAAAATCTGAAAAAGATCCCGGATTTAGACGTCAAACGTTTTTCAAATTGTTGGAGCGTTACTTTGAAAATCGCGGTTTATCGACGGATTGGGAAACCTTGAAAGACGCTGATGATGAATTGTTGATCAATTCGTTGTCGATGCTGCTTGAGTTTGAAAGCGAAGATAAACAAGCTTTGCTCGAAGCCCCCTCATTGATGACGCGTCGGGAAACGCTGATCACCTTGATTGAATACAGTATGCGCGGTGGCAATTCTGATGAGATGTTGCAATGA
- a CDS encoding response regulator transcription factor, which yields MTQVSSVLLVEDQDDLRDALSDQLLVTQEFMVEQAANGQEALHHIAQKSFDLIILDVGLPDTDGRELCKVMRKQNVKCPIVMLTGHDGDADTILGLDSGANDYITKPFKMAVLLARLRAQLRQHTLSEDASFTLGPYTFQPSHKILTGADGQKVRLTEKETNILKFLLRAGAVIVPREKLLHEVWGYNAAVTTHTLETHIYRLRQKIEVDPSQASLLVTAAGGYKLVA from the coding sequence ATGACGCAGGTAAGTTCGGTTTTATTGGTTGAGGATCAGGATGATCTACGAGACGCCCTTTCAGATCAACTGCTCGTCACGCAGGAATTCATGGTGGAGCAGGCTGCAAACGGGCAAGAGGCGCTGCACCATATCGCGCAAAAAAGCTTTGATCTGATTATCTTGGATGTTGGGTTGCCAGATACGGATGGTCGCGAGCTGTGCAAGGTGATGCGAAAGCAGAATGTGAAATGCCCGATCGTGATGTTGACCGGCCATGATGGTGATGCGGATACGATCCTTGGTTTGGATTCAGGGGCCAATGATTACATTACAAAGCCTTTCAAAATGGCTGTGCTTTTGGCCCGTTTGCGCGCCCAATTGCGCCAACATACGTTGTCAGAGGATGCAAGTTTTACGCTGGGGCCCTACACGTTCCAACCCTCCCATAAGATCTTGACGGGTGCGGATGGCCAAAAAGTCAGACTGACTGAAAAGGAAACCAATATATTAAAATTTCTGCTGCGCGCCGGCGCTGTGATCGTACCACGGGAAAAATTATTGCATGAGGTGTGGGGGTATAATGCGGCCGTCACAACCCATACGCTGGAAACGCATATTTACCGCCTGCGGCAAAAGATTGAAGTGGATCCATCGCAGGCCAGTCTTTTGGTGACAGCGGCGGGCGGATATAAATTGGTGGCCTAG
- a CDS encoding Trm112 family protein, with protein sequence MTDAAAQADRRMLEALVCPQTHTRLEYLPDRQELVSKAAGVAYPIRDGIPVLLLDEARPLA encoded by the coding sequence ATGACTGATGCGGCGGCGCAGGCAGATCGGCGGATGCTCGAAGCCTTGGTTTGCCCGCAAACGCATACGCGGCTTGAATATTTGCCCGATCGTCAAGAATTGGTGTCAAAAGCCGCGGGCGTGGCCTATCCAATTCGCGATGGTATTCCGGTCTTACTGCTTGATGAAGCGCGCCCTTTGGCGTGA
- a CDS encoding FAD-dependent monooxygenase yields the protein MMKNADIAIVGGSLTGAATALAAAQAGFRVVVVDQLAAHTQVEQGFDGRSYAMALTSVRLLKALGLWADLAETAQPILKIKVADGSPSTGPSPLFMQFDHAEIEEGPMGHMVEDRFLRPLLQRAMARYETIEYIAGTALIEQSISGSEMQLTLSDGRQISTSLLIGADGRKSPSAGRAGIKRIGWEYGQTALVCAIQHEIPHNGVACQYFLPAGPLAILPLTENRASIVWSETAQNAKQIMALSEADYLSILQPRIGDYLGKISMAGQRYSYPLDLTLAESFVAPRLALIGDAAHGVHPIAGQGLNAGLRDIAALVQVLKEAKLRGEDIGASATLMRYQEWRRFDATSLALATDTFNRLFSNDNSLLRLGRDMGMAMINAVPKARRSFIREAAGLTGTLPDLMR from the coding sequence ATGATGAAGAACGCAGATATCGCAATTGTGGGCGGCAGTTTAACCGGCGCCGCCACGGCCTTGGCCGCCGCGCAAGCCGGGTTTCGGGTGGTTGTTGTTGATCAGCTTGCGGCCCATACGCAAGTCGAGCAGGGCTTTGACGGGCGCTCTTACGCGATGGCTCTTACCTCCGTGCGGTTGCTTAAGGCCTTGGGGCTTTGGGCGGATCTTGCAGAAACGGCCCAGCCTATCTTGAAAATCAAAGTTGCCGATGGCAGCCCCAGCACGGGCCCCTCGCCTTTATTTATGCAATTTGATCATGCCGAAATTGAAGAAGGTCCGATGGGGCATATGGTCGAGGACCGTTTCTTGCGCCCCCTACTTCAACGGGCGATGGCGCGCTATGAGACCATTGAGTATATCGCTGGCACCGCGCTGATTGAGCAGTCGATATCGGGCAGTGAAATGCAGCTGACCCTGTCAGATGGGCGCCAAATTTCAACCAGCCTTTTGATCGGGGCAGATGGGCGCAAAAGCCCCTCTGCGGGCCGCGCCGGAATCAAACGCATCGGCTGGGAATATGGACAAACAGCGCTTGTTTGCGCAATACAGCACGAGATCCCGCATAATGGGGTGGCCTGCCAATATTTTTTACCGGCCGGCCCTTTGGCAATCTTGCCCTTAACAGAAAACCGCGCATCCATCGTGTGGAGCGAAACCGCGCAAAACGCCAAACAGATCATGGCGCTGAGCGAGGCCGATTATCTGTCGATATTGCAGCCCCGTATTGGCGATTATCTAGGCAAAATCAGCATGGCCGGCCAGCGCTACAGCTACCCGCTTGATCTGACTTTGGCGGAAAGTTTCGTTGCGCCAAGGTTGGCTTTGATCGGCGATGCCGCGCATGGCGTGCATCCCATTGCGGGCCAAGGTCTGAATGCGGGCCTGCGCGATATCGCAGCGCTTGTGCAAGTTCTGAAAGAAGCAAAATTGCGCGGCGAAGATATTGGGGCCAGTGCTACGTTGATGCGCTATCAAGAATGGAGGCGCTTTGACGCAACCAGTCTGGCTTTGGCAACCGATACATTCAACCGTCTATTCTCAAATGATAATAGCCTGCTAAGATTGGGGCGCGACATGGGGATGGCCATGATCAACGCTGTACCTAAAGCCCGCCGCAGTTTCATCCGCGAAGCCGCAGGATTAACAGGCACATTGCCCGATTTGATGCGCTAA
- a CDS encoding co-chaperone YbbN, with protein MLELGQPSAPAAADVIADVNESEFMTAVVEASNTIPVIVDFWAPWCGPCKTLGPQLEEAVNAANGAVKMAKVNVDENPMVSEQLRVQSIPTVYAFWKGQPIDGFQGAVAASEVKAFVERVVAAGDGAPGGGLADAIEAAEEMLAEGAAEDAAQTFAAVLEEEPNNPAAYGGLVRAHIALGDLEQAEAVLNGAPAEIAQSPELEAAFAQLELAKQGQNAGPLEDLRSAVAANPDDHQARLDFAQALYAAGEAEPAVSELLELFRRDREWNEGAARAQLFTIFDALKPNDPIVLAGRRKLSSMIFA; from the coding sequence ATGCTTGAATTAGGACAACCCAGCGCGCCGGCAGCGGCTGATGTGATTGCTGATGTGAACGAAAGCGAATTCATGACCGCAGTCGTCGAGGCCAGCAATACTATTCCTGTGATTGTTGATTTTTGGGCGCCATGGTGCGGGCCTTGCAAAACATTGGGGCCGCAATTGGAAGAGGCGGTGAACGCCGCCAATGGCGCCGTAAAAATGGCGAAAGTCAATGTTGACGAAAACCCGATGGTATCTGAGCAGCTGCGCGTGCAGTCAATTCCGACGGTTTATGCATTTTGGAAAGGCCAGCCGATTGATGGCTTTCAAGGCGCGGTTGCCGCCTCGGAGGTGAAAGCATTTGTAGAGCGCGTGGTGGCCGCTGGCGATGGGGCGCCGGGGGGCGGTTTGGCGGATGCGATCGAGGCGGCTGAAGAGATGCTGGCCGAAGGTGCTGCGGAGGATGCCGCCCAAACCTTTGCCGCCGTGCTGGAAGAAGAGCCAAATAATCCGGCTGCCTATGGCGGTTTGGTGCGTGCCCATATTGCTTTGGGCGATCTAGAGCAAGCAGAAGCTGTGCTGAACGGAGCCCCTGCTGAGATTGCGCAGAGCCCAGAATTGGAAGCCGCCTTCGCTCAGCTTGAGTTGGCCAAACAGGGCCAAAATGCCGGCCCGCTTGAGGATTTGCGATCCGCGGTTGCGGCAAATCCGGATGATCATCAGGCGCGGTTAGATTTTGCGCAGGCGCTATATGCAGCTGGTGAGGCTGAACCGGCTGTGAGCGAGCTTTTAGAGCTGTTTCGCCGCGACCGTGAGTGGAATGAAGGCGCCGCCCGCGCGCAGCTTTTCACCATATTTGATGCGTTAAAGCCAAATGATCCGATCGTTTTGGCGGGCCGACGCAAATTAAGCTCGATGATATTTGCCTGA
- the soxR gene encoding redox-sensitive transcriptional activator SoxR → MQEISIRFLARCTGIAASALRYYETRGLLKPRRNRAGQRRYPRSDIRRVSIVIIAQKCGFRLRDIKKLLAPLSQNRSPTAAEWALVSQAMRAELNRKIQQTTNLRDQLESCIGCGCLSMKACHLFNAQDHLAKQGAGPTRFALQAAPFPASDSD, encoded by the coding sequence ATGCAGGAAATTTCTATCCGCTTTCTGGCAAGGTGCACGGGTATTGCTGCCTCGGCATTGCGCTATTATGAAACGCGAGGTCTTTTAAAACCACGGCGCAACCGTGCCGGTCAACGGCGCTATCCCCGCTCGGATATCCGCCGCGTTTCAATTGTAATCATAGCCCAAAAATGTGGTTTCCGCCTGCGCGACATCAAAAAATTGCTTGCACCTTTATCGCAGAACCGATCGCCAACCGCCGCTGAATGGGCCTTGGTCTCGCAGGCCATGCGGGCTGAATTGAATAGAAAAATCCAGCAAACAACCAACTTACGGGATCAATTGGAAAGCTGCATTGGCTGCGGTTGCCTTTCGATGAAAGCCTGCCATTTGTTCAATGCGCAGGATCACCTGGCCAAACAAGGGGCCGGTCCAACGCGGTTTGCACTGCAGGCGGCGCCTTTTCCGGCATCCGATTCGGATTAA
- the ribA gene encoding GTP cyclohydrolase II: MRVALTIIEQIARARTDLRMGVPVILSAGPAQTLVVPIETLSQARLDQMIASKHHLHMVLTKQRAETLKIAAYDGDLARLALPADRNLAWLRSLANPVDDLSVPLKGPFQTLRGGEVHLDRIALALVKSAHLLPAALMASLPGSISGPDLAMLTRLNAEQTKPFLEAQSVLSSVAAAQIPTAPAANTRLHVFRPDDGGEEHYGLEIGLLDRAQPVLVRLHSACFTGDVLGSLKCDCGPQLQGALQQMGQEGAGTLLYLNQEGRGIGLTNKLRAYALQDQGFDTVEANHRLGFEDDERDFRLGASILRKLGISQIRLLTNNPAKVAMMEQQGITVAERVPLKRGENPLNASYLSTKAQKSGHLL; encoded by the coding sequence ATGAGGGTCGCGTTAACAATCATTGAACAAATCGCGCGCGCGCGTACTGATTTGCGCATGGGCGTGCCCGTGATCTTAAGCGCCGGGCCAGCGCAAACTTTGGTGGTGCCCATCGAAACGCTGAGCCAGGCGCGGCTAGATCAGATGATTGCGTCCAAGCATCACCTGCATATGGTGCTGACCAAACAGCGCGCAGAAACGCTGAAAATTGCTGCCTATGACGGCGATCTGGCGCGGCTTGCGCTGCCTGCAGATCGCAATTTGGCCTGGCTTCGAAGCCTTGCAAACCCGGTCGATGACCTCAGTGTTCCGTTGAAAGGTCCGTTTCAAACCCTGCGCGGGGGAGAGGTTCACCTGGATCGGATTGCGCTGGCCTTGGTGAAATCGGCGCATCTTTTGCCGGCTGCGCTGATGGCCAGCCTTCCCGGATCAATAAGCGGGCCGGATCTTGCAATGCTGACGCGCCTGAACGCCGAGCAAACCAAACCGTTTTTAGAGGCGCAAAGCGTGTTATCTTCGGTTGCAGCAGCGCAAATCCCAACCGCGCCTGCAGCAAACACCCGCTTACATGTGTTTCGACCTGATGATGGGGGTGAAGAACATTACGGGCTGGAAATCGGTCTTCTTGACCGTGCCCAACCCGTCTTGGTGCGTTTGCATTCGGCTTGTTTTACCGGCGATGTTCTGGGCAGTTTAAAATGTGATTGCGGCCCCCAATTGCAGGGGGCGCTGCAGCAGATGGGGCAAGAGGGCGCGGGCACTTTGCTCTATCTCAACCAAGAGGGGCGCGGAATCGGCCTGACAAATAAATTGCGCGCCTATGCGTTGCAAGATCAGGGCTTTGATACGGTAGAAGCCAATCACCGCTTGGGGTTTGAAGATGATGAGCGCGATTTTCGCCTCGGCGCTTCAATCCTGCGCAAATTGGGCATTTCGCAAATCCGCTTGCTTACCAATAATCCGGCAAAGGTGGCGATGATGGAGCAACAAGGCATCACCGTCGCAGAGCGCGTGCCCTTAAAGCGGGGGGAAAACCCGCTCAACGCAAGCTATTTGTCGACAAAGGCGCAAAAATCCGGGCATCTTTTGTGA